A region from the Achromobacter seleniivolatilans genome encodes:
- a CDS encoding YtcA family lipoprotein → MARVPVHWAAAAAAVLLAGCTSRSAPYVTVFDSYFPAWILCAVIGIVGASLVRVLLVRWGLDEELPLRTPVYLCLAAALMFLSSLLFFTR, encoded by the coding sequence ATGGCTAGAGTTCCAGTGCATTGGGCCGCCGCGGCCGCAGCCGTCCTGCTGGCAGGTTGCACTTCGCGTAGCGCACCCTATGTGACCGTGTTCGACTCGTATTTTCCTGCCTGGATACTGTGTGCCGTGATTGGCATCGTGGGCGCATCGCTCGTACGCGTGTTGCTGGTGCGCTGGGGGCTTGACGAAGAATTGCCATTGCGCACGCCGGTGTATCTGTGCCTGGCCGCCGCGCTGATGTTCCTGAGTTCGCTTCTGTTTTTTACCCGCTGA
- the mdtN gene encoding multidrug transporter subunit MdtN, whose product MTTSQPSSHKRRIALVLAVLIVVLAVGAGLAYVSRIDAKPLSEDAVLTTDVARVAAAVPGRVVALNVRENSQVSRGQVLFALDPEFYRLQVEQAAAGLRMAEAALSSRDRSVQAEQSNASIAAEQIARARANAALAAQTWERLNALLPKGYVTRQQVDEAATLKRNAETSLKEAQAQLAAAQALVGNAEGAEALVAERRAALAIAERQLRETEVKAPFDGRVAGLSITEGDYMVPAQSAFSLIDTTRWFATATFLETELPAIQPGDCATVYVAADRRRALKGVVESTGWGVSAEDLINLPRRLPYVPKSLNWVRVGQRFPVRVKLDNPPAELMRVGASAVVMVDHEKRC is encoded by the coding sequence ATGACGACATCCCAGCCTTCTTCCCATAAACGGCGAATTGCCCTCGTGTTGGCCGTGCTGATCGTGGTACTGGCCGTCGGGGCGGGGCTGGCGTATGTCAGCCGAATCGACGCCAAGCCCCTGTCCGAAGATGCGGTGCTGACGACAGACGTGGCGCGCGTCGCTGCGGCCGTCCCTGGCCGCGTCGTGGCGTTGAATGTGCGCGAAAACAGTCAGGTCAGCCGCGGCCAGGTGCTGTTTGCGCTTGATCCAGAGTTTTACCGCTTGCAGGTCGAACAGGCCGCCGCCGGTTTACGCATGGCGGAAGCGGCGCTGAGTTCGCGCGACCGTTCGGTTCAGGCCGAGCAGTCCAATGCTTCTATTGCGGCAGAGCAGATCGCACGGGCGCGTGCCAATGCGGCGCTGGCGGCGCAGACCTGGGAGCGGCTGAATGCGCTGCTGCCCAAGGGTTATGTGACCCGGCAGCAGGTTGATGAAGCCGCCACGCTTAAACGCAATGCCGAGACGAGCCTGAAGGAGGCTCAGGCGCAGTTGGCGGCCGCGCAGGCGCTGGTTGGCAACGCTGAAGGCGCAGAAGCCCTGGTGGCTGAACGGCGCGCAGCGCTGGCCATTGCTGAACGCCAGTTGCGTGAAACCGAGGTCAAGGCGCCGTTTGATGGCCGGGTTGCCGGTTTGTCGATCACCGAGGGCGACTACATGGTCCCCGCGCAGTCAGCGTTCTCACTGATTGATACCACCCGCTGGTTTGCCACGGCGACATTCCTGGAAACCGAGTTGCCCGCCATCCAGCCGGGTGACTGCGCCACGGTGTATGTGGCTGCCGATCGCCGGCGGGCGCTAAAGGGCGTGGTGGAATCGACGGGCTGGGGAGTCAGCGCAGAAGATTTGATCAATCTGCCGCGCCGCCTGCCCTATGTGCCCAAGTCCTTGAACTGGGTGCGGGTAGGGCAGCGCTTTCCCGTCCGCGTGAAGCTCGACAATCCGCCTGCGGAGTTGATGCGCGTCGGCGCGTCGGCAGTCGTGATGGTTGATCATGAAAAGCGGTGCTGA
- a CDS encoding FUSC family protein, whose amino-acid sequence MKSGADIGWLSLLAPFPGRAAMAWRIALVCALTAMVAMTYGIPESAISCYLVFFVMKPDAAESSLLAVALSVLVAIVVVVLLLLTNLTLTLPAMRIVALALSSLLLLFLASASKLGPLGGIIALVLAFGLTLLSYVPFGEAATRGILYAWLMATMPMALVLIVSVTVGRRPLDLLRSTVTERLDAIASYLESGGRAGRVRLRELLGEGQEESMKRWGLMRGLALARRDETRRLGLALQESYRMLFAALALRDSAQGDQPEPRAALAARTREVGQALAAGHLVPPVIEPPPGNPAATQAWRALSAMTADASAMPAPQPAEPFLSPDAFRNPDHIRYAAKTTAAALICYLIYSALDWQDIHTAMITCYVAALGSVAETTQKLMLRIIGCLIGAAMGVGAILFLIPHMSSVGSLMALVFVGAFVAAWVAVGSERVAYAGVQIALAFMMTVLQGFGPSIDMSIALDRVIGILLGNVVLYLVFSQLWPVSVGHRVREELGRALEGLARMARLGEGGRDEAVAQASAVAGRLAGIRRALGLATLEPRGLRLDSARLRGLIAVTQSVQALCMRLLIDPPGPNAELAARLEALARTVADEGSPVAAARHSAAPLAPAGSIEHLSQLIEGR is encoded by the coding sequence ATGAAAAGCGGTGCTGACATTGGCTGGCTGAGCCTGCTGGCGCCGTTTCCGGGCCGGGCGGCCATGGCGTGGCGGATCGCGCTGGTCTGCGCGTTGACGGCAATGGTCGCCATGACTTATGGCATTCCTGAGTCAGCGATCAGTTGCTACCTGGTGTTCTTCGTGATGAAGCCGGATGCCGCTGAAAGTTCCCTGTTGGCGGTGGCGCTGTCGGTGCTGGTGGCGATTGTCGTCGTGGTGCTGTTGCTGCTGACCAATCTGACCTTGACGCTGCCCGCCATGCGCATCGTCGCGCTGGCGTTGTCGTCGCTGCTGCTGTTGTTCCTGGCCTCGGCAAGCAAGCTGGGGCCCTTGGGCGGCATCATCGCGCTGGTGCTGGCGTTTGGATTGACGCTGTTGAGCTACGTGCCTTTCGGCGAAGCTGCCACGCGCGGAATTCTCTACGCTTGGCTGATGGCGACGATGCCGATGGCGCTGGTGTTGATCGTCAGCGTGACGGTCGGACGCCGCCCGCTGGACCTGCTGCGTAGCACGGTCACGGAGCGCCTGGACGCGATTGCAAGCTACCTGGAAAGCGGAGGCCGCGCGGGCCGTGTGCGTCTGCGGGAATTGCTGGGGGAAGGCCAAGAGGAATCCATGAAGCGCTGGGGGCTGATGCGCGGACTGGCCTTGGCGCGCCGCGACGAAACCCGCCGGCTGGGCTTGGCGTTGCAAGAGTCCTACCGCATGCTGTTTGCGGCGCTGGCATTGCGCGATAGCGCGCAGGGCGATCAACCGGAACCCAGGGCGGCGTTGGCTGCCCGCACGCGCGAGGTCGGGCAGGCCTTGGCAGCCGGACACCTTGTGCCACCCGTGATCGAACCCCCGCCGGGCAACCCCGCCGCGACGCAAGCGTGGCGGGCGTTGTCGGCGATGACGGCAGACGCGTCGGCGATGCCCGCGCCGCAGCCCGCCGAACCCTTTCTGTCGCCCGACGCATTCCGCAATCCGGACCATATACGCTACGCCGCCAAGACAACGGCGGCGGCGTTGATCTGCTACCTGATTTATTCCGCACTGGACTGGCAAGACATCCACACGGCCATGATCACCTGCTACGTTGCCGCACTGGGCTCCGTGGCCGAAACCACGCAAAAGCTCATGCTGCGCATCATAGGTTGCCTGATCGGCGCTGCAATGGGGGTCGGCGCCATTCTGTTCCTGATTCCGCACATGAGCAGCGTAGGCAGCCTGATGGCGCTGGTGTTCGTGGGCGCCTTCGTGGCCGCCTGGGTCGCGGTTGGTTCGGAGCGCGTGGCCTACGCAGGTGTGCAGATCGCGCTGGCTTTCATGATGACGGTGTTGCAGGGTTTCGGGCCCAGCATCGACATGTCGATTGCGCTGGATCGCGTGATCGGCATCTTGCTTGGCAATGTCGTGCTGTATCTGGTGTTCTCGCAACTATGGCCCGTTAGCGTGGGCCATCGGGTGCGCGAGGAGCTCGGCCGTGCATTGGAAGGCCTGGCGCGCATGGCGCGTCTGGGCGAGGGCGGGCGGGATGAGGCGGTGGCGCAGGCTAGCGCCGTTGCTGGCCGATTGGCGGGCATACGGCGCGCGCTGGGGCTCGCTACGCTGGAGCCGCGCGGCCTGCGGCTGGACAGTGCGCGGTTGCGAGGGCTGATCGCCGTCACGCAATCCGTGCAGGCGCTGTGTATGCGCTTGCTGATTGATCCGCCCGGCCCGAACGCCGAACTGGCGGCCCGCTTGGAGGCCTTGGCGCGAACGGTGGCAGATGAAGGAAGCCCCGTTGCTGCCGCCCGGCACTCGGCAGCGCCGCTCGCGCCGGCGGGCAGCATCGAACACCTGAGCCAATTGATTGAAGGACGATGA
- a CDS encoding TolC family protein: protein MALSTLPFVMALTACVATGNHGAPESAQRQWQSSDAPAEWRALAVSGPSDAGAANLDHSREYDLPALIDLAQRNSPDTRLAWSQARQAASAVGIADATFLPMLSAHVVGGYVSTRNQLPEILGQRPHVDTSSSGVVPLATLQWLLFDFGQRSALRDSARSLSLGANFLYNGAHQKLIYSVMSTYYEHDAARQRSEIAKASLRNSESVLAAVEARRRNGMATTIELAQVRQLVAQARLRVVTAQGAERNTYQALAAAAGVDPTATLRIAPLARRPLPPAADVASQEILHQALADRPDVMASVAALKAAEHSVDAAKADFLPKVYLAGFAAAGNRNLDVGNLPILAGQSNANGVIVGISVPIFDGGLRSARLQDANERVQASQAALSKLRMEAMRQIVVASTTLESALQANEAAISLESAASLTYDAALDAYQHGVGTVTAATEAANGLLAARSARADAYSAAMTGAATLAFSLGRINAESGQ, encoded by the coding sequence ATGGCATTGTCCACCCTCCCATTTGTGATGGCGTTGACGGCTTGCGTGGCGACCGGAAATCATGGCGCACCCGAATCGGCGCAACGGCAGTGGCAGTCGTCGGACGCGCCTGCCGAGTGGCGCGCGCTGGCCGTGTCTGGCCCGTCTGACGCTGGCGCTGCCAATTTGGATCACAGCCGCGAGTACGATTTGCCCGCGCTGATCGACCTGGCCCAGCGCAACAGTCCGGACACCCGCTTGGCGTGGAGCCAGGCTCGGCAGGCGGCGTCGGCTGTCGGCATCGCCGACGCCACGTTCCTGCCGATGCTGTCGGCGCATGTCGTGGGCGGCTATGTGTCGACACGCAATCAGTTGCCCGAGATTCTGGGGCAGCGCCCACACGTGGACACGAGCTCCAGCGGCGTGGTCCCGTTGGCGACGCTGCAATGGCTGCTGTTCGACTTCGGCCAGCGCAGCGCGTTGCGCGACAGCGCGCGCAGCCTGTCGCTGGGCGCCAATTTTCTTTACAACGGCGCGCACCAAAAGCTGATTTACAGCGTGATGAGCACCTACTACGAACATGATGCAGCGCGCCAGCGCAGCGAAATCGCGAAGGCGTCGTTGCGCAATAGCGAATCCGTGCTGGCGGCGGTGGAGGCCCGGCGCCGCAATGGCATGGCCACCACGATCGAACTGGCGCAAGTCCGTCAACTGGTCGCGCAGGCGCGCTTGCGGGTGGTCACGGCACAAGGCGCCGAGCGCAATACCTACCAGGCGCTGGCGGCCGCGGCCGGCGTCGATCCCACGGCCACGTTGCGCATTGCCCCTTTGGCGCGGAGGCCGCTGCCGCCTGCCGCGGATGTCGCAAGCCAGGAGATCCTGCACCAGGCATTGGCCGACCGCCCGGACGTGATGGCCAGCGTGGCCGCGTTGAAGGCGGCGGAGCATTCGGTGGACGCCGCAAAGGCGGACTTCCTGCCCAAGGTATATCTAGCGGGTTTCGCCGCAGCTGGAAACCGCAATCTGGATGTGGGCAACTTGCCTATTTTGGCAGGCCAGTCCAACGCCAACGGCGTGATCGTGGGGATCAGCGTGCCGATATTCGATGGCGGCCTGCGCAGCGCACGATTGCAAGATGCCAACGAGCGCGTCCAGGCGTCCCAAGCCGCGCTGTCCAAGCTGCGCATGGAGGCCATGCGCCAGATTGTCGTGGCGTCCACCACGCTGGAATCCGCTTTGCAAGCGAACGAGGCCGCGATCAGCCTGGAATCGGCGGCGTCGCTCACCTATGACGCGGCGCTGGATGCCTACCAGCATGGGGTTGGCACCGTCACCGCAGCGACCGAGGCCGCCAATGGACTACTGGCCGCCCGCAGCGCGCGCGCCGACGCCTATTCAGCCGCGATGACGGGCGCGGCTACGCTTGCGTTTTCGCTAGGGCGTATCAACGCCGAGAGCGGGCAATGA
- a CDS encoding metal-dependent hydrolase family protein, with the protein MFDVDATSINRLSAVNCGCHNPAAARINALYAVHEAAAGGPTGSAGGTAAAAATPPSATPHAAAIQHPGVAHAPLAFVNVRIFDGVSDDLLTGMRVVVEGRQIKAVEPQSLPLPEGCQQIDGKGGVLMPGLIDAHWHSILARPSILMAMTADFNYVHTMAVVEAGATLMRGFTTVRDMGGPAFGLKRAIDEGLTAGPRIYPSGAFLSQTSGHGDFRLLSDLPRSPDGGLTYVEKMGVTAICDGADQVLLRAREQLMRGASQLKYMAGGGVMSSYDGLDVTEGSLQELKAAVTAAENWGTYVTVHAYTSRAVGMALDAGVRCIEHGQLIDEDTARRIADMGVWWSLQPFLDDEDAVPTQSPSSRQKQLTMVAGTDRAYEMARRLGIKTAWGTDTLFDARLATRQGAQLAKMSRWYGAAEVLRMATSVNGELCAMAGPRNPYPGKLGVVQAGAMADLLLVDGNPLEDLQLIAQPEQSLRVIMKDGKICKQLQG; encoded by the coding sequence ATGTTCGATGTGGATGCCACGTCTATCAACCGCCTGAGCGCTGTCAACTGCGGCTGCCATAATCCGGCGGCCGCTCGTATCAATGCTTTGTATGCGGTACATGAAGCGGCGGCAGGCGGTCCCACGGGTTCCGCCGGAGGAACCGCAGCTGCCGCAGCCACCCCGCCCTCAGCCACGCCGCACGCCGCTGCAATTCAGCATCCGGGCGTAGCCCATGCGCCGCTGGCCTTTGTGAATGTGCGTATCTTCGATGGCGTGTCGGACGATCTGCTAACCGGGATGCGCGTGGTTGTGGAGGGGCGGCAGATCAAGGCGGTGGAACCTCAATCGTTGCCGCTGCCGGAAGGCTGCCAACAGATCGATGGCAAGGGCGGGGTGCTGATGCCCGGGCTGATCGATGCGCACTGGCACTCGATTCTTGCCCGCCCCAGCATCCTGATGGCGATGACCGCAGACTTCAACTATGTGCATACGATGGCCGTGGTAGAAGCAGGCGCCACGCTGATGCGCGGGTTCACTACGGTGCGGGACATGGGCGGTCCGGCCTTCGGCTTGAAGCGGGCTATCGACGAAGGCCTGACCGCGGGGCCGCGCATCTATCCGTCTGGGGCCTTTCTGAGCCAGACATCCGGCCATGGCGATTTCAGGCTGCTATCCGATCTGCCCAGGTCGCCCGATGGCGGGCTGACCTACGTGGAGAAGATGGGCGTAACCGCTATCTGCGACGGGGCGGATCAAGTGCTGCTGCGCGCCCGCGAGCAACTGATGCGCGGCGCGTCGCAACTGAAATACATGGCGGGCGGCGGTGTGATGTCCTCGTATGACGGGCTGGACGTTACCGAGGGATCGCTGCAAGAGCTGAAGGCGGCAGTGACCGCGGCCGAAAACTGGGGCACGTATGTGACGGTACACGCATACACGTCGCGCGCGGTTGGCATGGCGCTGGATGCTGGCGTGCGTTGCATCGAACACGGCCAGCTCATCGACGAAGACACCGCCCGCCGCATTGCGGACATGGGCGTCTGGTGGAGTTTGCAGCCTTTTCTGGATGACGAGGACGCGGTACCCACCCAATCGCCGTCGTCGCGCCAAAAGCAGTTGACCATGGTGGCGGGCACCGACCGCGCCTACGAGATGGCGCGCCGCCTGGGTATCAAGACGGCGTGGGGGACAGACACGCTGTTTGACGCGCGTCTTGCTACCCGCCAGGGCGCTCAGTTGGCGAAGATGAGCCGCTGGTACGGCGCTGCCGAAGTTTTGCGGATGGCAACAAGCGTCAATGGCGAGCTGTGCGCCATGGCCGGCCCGCGCAATCCGTATCCGGGAAAACTTGGGGTTGTGCAAGCAGGCGCTATGGCTGACTTGCTGCTGGTGGATGGCAATCCGCTGGAAGACCTTCAATTGATTGCCCAGCCCGAACAAAGCCTGCGCGTAATCATGAAAGACGGAAAGATTTGCAAGCAGCTTCAGGGTTAA
- a CDS encoding response regulator transcription factor — protein MQISLIIADDHPALITGVKHELADFHTISIVGTASNSTETFELLAKSHCDVLVTDYVMPGGEFGDGMTMLSFLRRRYPDLKIIVFTTIDNRAMVAEMVKIGAHAVLSKVDVIGHLISAIHAVYAGATYFSPKFRSPSAVGRVAQVDPSQKLTRRETEVVRLYVSGVSINEIASQFNRSKQTISSQKTSAMRKLRIERDVELFRFAYETGLLTEGGAPGELDSMGGLAAE, from the coding sequence ATGCAAATTTCCCTCATCATTGCCGATGATCATCCCGCCTTGATCACCGGCGTCAAGCACGAACTGGCGGACTTTCACACCATTTCCATCGTTGGTACGGCCAGTAATTCAACCGAAACGTTCGAATTGCTGGCCAAGTCGCATTGCGACGTGCTGGTCACCGACTATGTAATGCCCGGAGGCGAATTCGGTGACGGCATGACCATGCTGTCATTTCTGCGCCGCCGCTACCCCGATCTGAAGATCATCGTCTTCACGACGATCGACAACCGCGCCATGGTGGCCGAGATGGTCAAAATCGGCGCGCACGCGGTGTTGAGCAAGGTGGATGTGATTGGCCACCTGATATCCGCCATTCATGCGGTCTATGCCGGTGCAACGTATTTCTCGCCAAAGTTCCGCTCGCCATCGGCAGTGGGGCGCGTGGCGCAGGTCGACCCCTCGCAAAAGCTTACGCGCCGCGAGACGGAGGTGGTTCGCCTGTATGTGTCGGGCGTCTCTATTAACGAGATCGCAAGCCAGTTCAATCGCAGCAAACAAACCATCAGTTCGCAGAAAACCAGCGCCATGCGCAAGCTGCGCATCGAAAGAGATGTCGAGCTCTTTCGCTTTGCGTACGAAACCGGGTTGCTGACGGAAGGTGGCGCGCCCGGCGAGCTGGACAGCATGGGCGGCCTGGCCGCGGAATAG
- a CDS encoding EAL domain-containing protein: protein MTALTFGPTPHCASALNALLDGGMLRTLRNANGLEALILALCEQEADLVVCEVPASASEGLLVPARLQKEVNAGRLSHMPAVLWISDLPSCVLDAYASGLRAAGAVIDIVRSAAFIPASLSRISQWREPAKQDALTPRFSDEDLILALAGKDGIRVVLQPQVDLGTGKILGAEALTRWRHPKVGDVPPSEFVQAISRLSMDPMLFHFVTERVLDVQAVLAAQGVSLRISVNASVSTLSIPGVALSLEERTLRRGISPNLITVEITEDETIKEKTALEQGLKRLRAAGFGVSMDDFGTGASTLERLTRLPFSELKIDQSFVKRLQSDPASHAVVTAAMGLGRALGLAVVAEGVETEEQARQLHTLGCRIGQGFGLGRPMEVGAFIGKVLPATLDSCPPLWCEKVVA from the coding sequence TTGACCGCGCTGACATTTGGCCCCACCCCGCATTGCGCTAGCGCGTTGAATGCGCTGCTGGATGGCGGTATGTTGCGCACGCTGCGCAATGCCAACGGGCTCGAAGCCTTGATCTTGGCGCTGTGCGAGCAGGAAGCCGATCTAGTCGTATGCGAAGTTCCGGCCAGCGCCTCTGAAGGGCTGCTGGTGCCTGCGCGACTGCAAAAAGAAGTGAATGCCGGACGTCTGTCGCATATGCCGGCAGTGTTGTGGATCAGCGATCTGCCGTCATGTGTGCTGGACGCTTATGCCAGCGGTTTGCGAGCGGCTGGCGCGGTGATCGACATTGTGCGTAGCGCGGCTTTCATTCCGGCGTCGTTGAGCCGCATTTCCCAGTGGCGCGAACCGGCCAAGCAAGATGCGCTGACGCCCCGTTTCAGTGACGAAGACCTGATTCTGGCGCTAGCCGGCAAGGATGGCATTCGCGTCGTGTTGCAGCCGCAAGTGGACCTCGGCACAGGCAAGATCCTGGGCGCCGAAGCGCTCACGCGCTGGCGGCATCCGAAGGTAGGCGACGTGCCGCCTTCCGAATTCGTGCAGGCGATCAGCCGCTTGTCCATGGACCCGATGCTGTTCCACTTCGTGACGGAACGCGTGCTTGATGTGCAAGCGGTATTGGCTGCCCAAGGCGTCTCTTTGCGCATATCGGTCAACGCATCGGTGTCCACGTTGTCCATTCCTGGCGTCGCGCTCAGTCTGGAAGAGCGCACGTTGCGCCGCGGCATTTCGCCCAACCTGATCACGGTCGAGATTACCGAAGACGAAACGATCAAGGAAAAGACCGCGCTGGAACAAGGTCTGAAGCGCCTGCGCGCAGCAGGGTTTGGCGTCAGCATGGACGACTTCGGCACCGGCGCCTCCACGCTGGAGCGTTTGACCCGGTTACCGTTCAGCGAACTCAAGATTGACCAGTCGTTCGTGAAACGGCTGCAAAGCGACCCAGCCTCACATGCCGTGGTTACCGCTGCGATGGGGTTGGGACGCGCGCTGGGTCTGGCGGTGGTGGCCGAAGGGGTCGAGACTGAAGAGCAGGCGCGCCAGTTGCACACGCTGGGCTGCCGCATCGGTCAGGGGTTTGGTTTGGGACGGCCGATGGAGGTGGGCGCTTTCATCGGGAAAGTCTTGCCAGCAACTTTGGACAGCTGCCCGCCGCTCTGGTGCGAAAAGGTTGTTGCGTGA
- a CDS encoding DoxX family protein: MQGVAAVWRMGIFSLCVFCLRIYIAAEFLQRGVAKAADWHAAVVQFTLDFSLPLMSPVWSAGTFVVADFVFSMLLVLGAFMSSACAGLLMLNLAALIFQSSIWDLSRPDPLLFRLYSSACLLFLIAWGPGALSFDALRRAER; this comes from the coding sequence ATGCAAGGCGTCGCCGCTGTCTGGCGCATGGGGATCTTTTCCCTTTGCGTGTTCTGTTTACGCATCTATATCGCCGCTGAGTTTTTGCAACGTGGCGTGGCCAAAGCTGCCGATTGGCACGCAGCGGTTGTGCAATTCACCCTGGATTTCTCGTTGCCGCTGATGTCGCCGGTGTGGTCCGCCGGGACGTTCGTGGTGGCAGATTTCGTCTTTTCAATGCTGTTGGTTCTGGGCGCATTCATGAGCAGCGCATGTGCGGGCTTGTTGATGCTGAACCTGGCGGCACTGATCTTTCAATCCTCGATCTGGGATTTGTCGCGGCCGGACCCGCTGCTGTTCCGGCTGTATTCGTCGGCGTGCCTGCTTTTCTTGATCGCGTGGGGCCCGGGGGCATTGTCTTTTGACGCCTTACGCCGCGCGGAAAGATAG
- a CDS encoding response regulator transcription factor, with protein sequence MKIHLLLADDHPALLSGIKHELDSVPSIAIQGVARDSGQLVHLLNSVPCDVLVTDYAMPGGTFGDGITFISYLRRNFPELKIVVFTTLDNPAIVQELSKLGVHSVLGKARETSQLISAIHAVYAGARYFPSEQGIGAPTSTTMRAGPDLTKRELEVVRLYVTGMSVNEIASHLNRSKQTISSQKSSAMRKLGIERDADLFRFAFETGIVVVSEAGEGEPQNS encoded by the coding sequence ATGAAGATTCATCTCCTGTTAGCCGACGATCATCCCGCCCTGCTGTCCGGCATCAAGCACGAACTGGATTCTGTGCCGTCGATCGCCATTCAAGGCGTGGCGCGCGACTCCGGCCAGCTCGTCCATCTGTTGAACAGCGTGCCCTGCGATGTCCTGGTGACTGACTACGCCATGCCGGGCGGCACCTTTGGCGACGGCATCACATTCATTTCCTATCTGCGGCGCAATTTCCCTGAACTGAAAATCGTGGTGTTCACGACGTTGGACAACCCTGCCATCGTGCAAGAGTTGTCTAAATTGGGCGTGCATTCCGTACTTGGCAAAGCGCGCGAAACCAGCCAGCTCATCTCGGCGATCCATGCCGTATACGCGGGAGCGCGCTACTTTCCTTCCGAACAGGGAATAGGCGCGCCCACGTCTACGACGATGCGTGCCGGGCCGGACCTGACAAAGCGTGAACTCGAAGTCGTCCGGCTGTATGTGACGGGCATGTCGGTCAACGAAATCGCTTCGCACCTGAACCGGTCCAAACAAACCATCAGTTCTCAGAAGAGCAGCGCCATGCGTAAGCTGGGGATAGAGCGCGACGCAGATCTGTTCCGCTTTGCATTTGAAACCGGCATTGTGGTGGTGTCGGAAGCCGGCGAAGGCGAGCCGCAAAACTCCTGA